A window from Ignavibacteriota bacterium encodes these proteins:
- a CDS encoding alpha/beta hydrolase translates to MKKIIVAAIFSILLVLISFSCNNKTFEFPQPDKNSKNESYIFLSDIFKIGEKEYKADYGSLTVPENRSKNNSRLIHLPVIRIHSKSKNPKEPIFAFAGGPGQTNLNWSPIDSLLYDHDFVMVGYRGVDGSSVLDCPEVTEAMINCGDDLLSEKSRKYLSKSWKKSINRLKSIGIDLDGYTIPETVEDMEVMRKIFNYERINIISESYGTRIAYIYGIMHPSSIYRTVMIGVNTPGNFIWAAKQTDELIKYYSGLWAEDDEKSKLGINLAGSMKKVLNNMPKKWLFFSINPGKVKAATFGLLMHRNTSALVFDAYIAAENGDFSGLALMSLAFDYTFPKMMVYGDLLVKAASADLAYAKNIKYNNDHNIILGAPLNEIIWEPFIFSGIDIKMIPENLKTFNETNVETLMLSGSLDFANPPKFATEFLKYFKNGKQIILSEFGHVGDLRYLNQSMSDKIITQFFSKGKIESSLVKYVPMDFNVSFGFNDIAKLSLGIIVIIILFLLGFIYLIYRKIVNFRKNKQILKIL, encoded by the coding sequence ATGAAAAAAATCATTGTAGCTGCAATCTTTTCAATTCTACTAGTATTAATTTCTTTTAGTTGCAATAATAAAACATTTGAATTCCCACAACCAGATAAGAACTCAAAAAATGAAAGTTATATTTTTCTTTCGGATATATTCAAAATTGGCGAAAAAGAATATAAAGCTGATTATGGCTCACTAACGGTTCCAGAAAATAGAAGTAAAAATAATTCGAGATTAATACACCTTCCGGTAATTCGTATTCATTCAAAATCTAAAAATCCAAAAGAACCAATTTTTGCATTTGCTGGCGGACCCGGTCAAACCAATTTGAATTGGTCGCCAATTGATTCTTTGCTATATGATCACGACTTTGTGATGGTAGGTTACAGAGGTGTGGATGGTTCTTCCGTTCTTGATTGTCCAGAAGTTACAGAAGCCATGATAAATTGCGGTGATGATCTTCTGAGTGAAAAATCTAGAAAGTATTTAAGTAAAAGTTGGAAAAAAAGTATTAATCGTCTTAAATCTATTGGAATTGATCTAGATGGATATACAATTCCAGAAACTGTTGAAGATATGGAAGTAATGAGGAAGATTTTCAACTATGAAAGAATAAATATTATAAGCGAAAGTTACGGAACACGAATTGCATATATTTATGGAATAATGCATCCTTCCAGTATTTATCGCACTGTTATGATTGGAGTAAATACTCCCGGAAATTTTATTTGGGCTGCAAAACAAACTGATGAGCTTATTAAATATTATTCTGGTTTATGGGCAGAGGATGACGAGAAATCTAAATTGGGCATAAACCTAGCTGGCTCTATGAAAAAAGTATTAAATAACATGCCTAAAAAATGGCTATTTTTTTCAATCAATCCCGGAAAAGTTAAAGCTGCTACATTTGGATTGCTAATGCATAGAAACACATCAGCATTGGTTTTTGATGCATATATTGCTGCAGAAAATGGAGATTTTAGTGGTTTGGCTCTTATGTCACTTGCCTTTGATTATACATTTCCTAAAATGATGGTTTATGGAGATCTTTTAGTAAAAGCAGCAAGTGCAGATTTAGCATATGCAAAAAATATTAAATATAATAATGATCATAATATAATTTTGGGTGCACCACTCAATGAAATAATTTGGGAACCATTTATTTTTAGTGGAATTGATATAAAAATGATTCCAGAAAATTTAAAGACATTCAACGAAACTAATGTTGAGACGTTAATGTTAAGCGGAAGTTTAGATTTTGCAAATCCTCCCAAATTTGCAACGGAATTTTTAAAGTACTTTAAAAATGGTAAACAAATTATACTTTCAGAATTTGGACATGTTGGGGATTTAAGATATTTGAATCAATCAATGAGTGATAAAATAATTACTCAATTTTTCAGCAAAGGGAAAATTGAATCGTCACTAGTAAAATATGTTCCAATGGATTTTAATGTAAGTTTTGGATTTAATGACATTGCTAAATTATCACTTGGTATAATAGTAATTATTATTTTATTTCTGCTAGGTTTCATTTATTTGATTTACAGAAAGATTGTGAATTTTAGAAAGAATAAACAGATATTAAAAATTTTATGA
- a CDS encoding tail fiber domain-containing protein, whose product MRQKLQHNSNNNEANKVVKYDHPVTFSISLLIIFVFSVIQISAQDGKQSKKEEKSISNKINSPTATGDVIDFKDESNNSLIKIIDEGSGGSIELLNVGTTISGNKLYNNGGSLFWGNTAIGSGGASDINSLSDAKYDGSSLFLGQFAGNADDGSNANTAIGKSALNQNTTGTANVGVGWETLNSNNTGFDNTAIGHVAMRSNTTGDHNIAIGTNVLYSNISGNDNTAVGVGALQNSKAGRNGVAIGYSSQMNTNGSATPFINSNTSVGYESLKGNHSFLNNTGNSNTAIGYQTIYSNTTGNYNTANGFQALFSNTTGNYNTANGSSTLNSNTTGNNNTATGAGALFSNTTGHYNSANGYSALYTNETGLANTANGYNALLLNVDGDYNTANGSEALYSNATGNANTANGSSALNQNTLGSNNIGSGSLSLYNNSIGNNNVGIGVSANYYNQTGSNNTIIGFEAGKGSSIHNKSGNVFIGYQAGYNETNDNRLYIENSNSDSPLIWGNFNTDRVVINGNGTHGNQNYEFFVNGDAGGTQSWNNLSDERLKKNISTIANALEKVKNLRGVNYEWKDSEKYSKDLQMGFIAQEANEVIPEVVDDSGEYYSMQYAPITALLVEAIKELEKIIMN is encoded by the coding sequence ATGAGACAAAAACTCCAACATAATTCAAATAATAATGAAGCTAACAAAGTTGTTAAATATGATCATCCTGTTACTTTTTCAATTTCATTATTAATTATTTTTGTTTTTTCAGTTATACAGATTTCTGCACAAGATGGAAAACAAAGTAAAAAAGAAGAGAAATCTATTTCAAATAAAATCAATTCACCAACTGCAACCGGAGATGTAATAGATTTTAAGGATGAATCAAATAACTCACTTATTAAAATTATTGATGAAGGAAGTGGTGGATCCATCGAGTTACTAAATGTTGGAACAACCATATCTGGCAATAAATTATATAACAACGGTGGAAGTTTATTTTGGGGAAATACAGCAATTGGAAGCGGTGGTGCGTCAGATATTAATAGCTTGTCTGATGCCAAATATGATGGTTCAAGTTTATTTTTAGGTCAATTTGCCGGAAACGCTGATGACGGATCAAATGCAAATACAGCAATAGGAAAAAGTGCTTTGAATCAAAATACAACCGGCACAGCTAATGTTGGTGTAGGCTGGGAAACACTAAATTCCAATAATACAGGATTTGATAACACAGCAATTGGACATGTAGCAATGCGTTCAAATACTACTGGTGATCATAATATTGCAATAGGCACAAATGTGTTGTATTCTAATATAAGTGGTAACGATAACACCGCAGTTGGAGTTGGAGCACTACAAAACAGCAAAGCAGGTAGAAATGGTGTCGCAATTGGTTATAGTTCTCAAATGAATACAAATGGCTCGGCAACTCCCTTTATAAACTCCAATACAAGTGTTGGATATGAAAGTCTAAAGGGAAATCACAGTTTCCTAAATAATACAGGAAATAGTAACACTGCAATTGGTTATCAGACAATTTATTCAAATACAACAGGAAATTATAATACGGCAAACGGTTTTCAAGCTCTCTTTTCAAACACTACAGGAAATTATAATACGGCAAACGGAAGTAGTACACTAAATAGTAACACAACTGGGAATAATAATACAGCAACCGGAGCTGGTGCACTTTTTTCAAATACAACTGGACATTATAACTCAGCAAATGGTTATAGTGCACTTTATACAAATGAAACTGGACTTGCTAATACCGCAAATGGCTATAATGCACTTTTATTAAACGTTGATGGCGATTATAATACTGCAAATGGTTCAGAGGCACTATACTCAAATGCAACTGGTAACGCCAATACCGCAAATGGAAGTAGTGCACTTAATCAAAACACGCTTGGCTCTAACAATATCGGCAGTGGTTCTTTATCACTTTATAATAATTCAATAGGGAATAATAATGTTGGCATAGGAGTTTCAGCGAATTATTATAATCAAACTGGTTCTAACAATACAATAATTGGTTTTGAAGCTGGTAAGGGTTCATCTATTCATAATAAAAGTGGCAATGTGTTCATTGGTTACCAAGCCGGATATAATGAAACTAATGATAATAGACTTTATATAGAAAATTCAAATTCTGATTCACCACTTATATGGGGAAATTTCAATACAGATAGAGTTGTAATTAATGGGAATGGAACCCATGGAAATCAGAACTATGAATTTTTTGTAAATGGAGATGCTGGAGGAACTCAATCTTGGAATAATTTAAGTGATGAAAGATTGAAAAAAAATATTTCAACAATTGCAAACGCTCTTGAAAAAGTTAAAAATTTACGCGGCGTAAATTATGAGTGGAAAGACTCTGAAAAATATTCTAAAGATTTACAAATGGGATTTATTGCACAGGAAGCAAATGAAGTAATTCCCGAAGTTGTAGACGATAGTGGAGAATATTATTCTATGCAATATGCACCAATTACAGCTTTGCTTGTTGAAGCTATAAAGGAATTGGAAAAAATAATTATGAACTAA
- a CDS encoding DHCW motif cupin fold protein translates to MNNLNIPFEVITWEEILKSEHLGARGIAFWKTKQFNGLRIRIVEYSKGYIADHWCTKGHIVHCLEGEFVSEFENGTKTILTKGMTYVVSDNQSTHRSNTENGVKLLIIDGDFLKA, encoded by the coding sequence ATGAATAATTTGAATATACCATTTGAAGTAATAACTTGGGAAGAAATATTAAAAAGTGAGCATTTGGGAGCACGCGGAATTGCATTTTGGAAAACAAAACAATTTAATGGTTTACGAATCAGAATAGTTGAATATTCGAAAGGATATATTGCTGATCATTGGTGTACAAAAGGGCATATTGTGCATTGCTTAGAAGGTGAATTTGTATCAGAATTCGAAAACGGCACCAAAACAATATTAACTAAAGGAATGACGTATGTTGTATCCGATAATCAAAGTACCCACCGTTCGAATACTGAAAATGGTGTAAAATTACTTATAATTGACGGAGATTTTCTTAAAGCTTAA
- a CDS encoding EamA family transporter, with amino-acid sequence MKKQKLQTFLAFGAIYIIWGSTYLATRYAIETIPPLMMIGIRSTSAGIILYFISQLNNQEKIKRENIFPLFILGAMFFLVGHGLLAWAQQYVPSGMAAVLITPEPLWIMGIEWFFLKDTQIKIRGIIGLILGFIGVIYLILTTTNSTTSNNDLLGSALIILGTFSWGGGAVYSRVANLPKPPLLTSGIELIFGGILVLITSFIIGEPSQFHLSNVNSKSFLGLLYLIIFGSVLAFGAYVWLLGRTSVTRISTHTYVNPIIAVFLGWLFANEQITFELLVATVIIIISVYLVLSDHFTKRNDINIENNKLKLND; translated from the coding sequence ATGAAAAAACAAAAATTACAGACATTTTTAGCTTTTGGAGCTATATATATTATATGGGGTTCAACTTACCTTGCAACCCGTTACGCAATTGAAACAATTCCGCCTTTAATGATGATCGGAATAAGATCAACTTCAGCTGGAATTATCCTTTATTTTATAAGTCAGCTTAATAACCAAGAAAAGATCAAACGAGAAAATATTTTTCCACTTTTTATATTGGGAGCAATGTTCTTTTTGGTCGGACATGGATTACTAGCATGGGCACAACAGTATGTACCATCGGGAATGGCAGCTGTACTTATTACACCCGAACCATTATGGATTATGGGGATTGAATGGTTTTTCTTAAAAGATACTCAAATAAAAATTAGAGGCATAATTGGATTGATCCTTGGATTCATTGGTGTTATTTATCTAATTTTAACGACTACAAATAGTACAACATCAAATAATGATCTACTCGGCTCAGCATTAATTATATTAGGCACTTTTTCTTGGGGCGGTGGAGCTGTTTATTCGAGAGTTGCAAATCTACCAAAGCCACCGTTATTAACATCCGGTATAGAACTGATTTTTGGCGGAATACTGGTTTTGATAACCAGTTTTATAATTGGTGAACCATCTCAATTTCACTTAAGCAATGTTAATTCAAAATCATTTTTAGGGCTATTATATTTAATTATCTTTGGTTCTGTATTAGCTTTTGGTGCTTATGTTTGGTTATTGGGGCGTACATCAGTTACACGGATTTCAACACATACATATGTAAATCCAATAATTGCGGTTTTTCTTGGATGGTTATTTGCTAATGAACAAATTACTTTTGAATTATTAGTTGCAACTGTTATCATTATTATTTCTGTATATCTTGTACTTTCTGATCACTTCACAAAAAGGAATGATATAAATATTGAAAATAATAAATTAAAATTAAATGATTGA
- a CDS encoding CPBP family intramembrane metalloprotease, producing the protein MNIPIIYLLICILVSCLSFIYGLGPYGQVLVLLMGLIVFPLQKFVHKDTIKNLGFRMCKLRNIGKVLLLPILIFGLIFLIDILIGSVKIQSISNLSNPFNSGEPVSSFFDFSLFLFLNFVILLMLEFITEELLFRGYLLNKLTFTFGEMKGIFISSIIFGLWHLPISIWLIGFDPVRTSIYIFNMFLLGTILSLLFQESKSLIPVAIFHALWNTLEYNLFGFANQNGLFLGSNRIIFDPEESLIGTFVLLLILGFFSKKIKNLKNIIFLQLRKREFKFQNVLTFLLSKTNFDVK; encoded by the coding sequence ATGAATATTCCAATTATTTACTTATTGATATGTATCCTTGTTAGTTGTTTATCCTTTATTTATGGGTTAGGTCCTTATGGTCAAGTTTTAGTCCTTTTAATGGGATTGATAGTTTTTCCACTACAGAAATTTGTACACAAAGACACAATAAAAAATCTTGGGTTTAGAATGTGCAAATTAAGAAATATTGGTAAAGTATTATTATTACCAATTTTAATTTTTGGACTAATTTTTCTAATTGATATTTTAATTGGATCAGTAAAAATTCAATCAATTAGTAATTTGTCAAATCCATTTAACTCGGGTGAGCCAGTTTCGTCATTTTTTGATTTTTCACTTTTTCTATTTCTAAATTTTGTAATTCTTTTGATGCTTGAATTTATAACAGAAGAACTTTTATTTAGAGGTTATCTTTTAAATAAATTGACATTTACTTTTGGTGAAATGAAAGGAATTTTCATCAGCTCAATAATTTTTGGATTGTGGCATTTACCAATCTCAATTTGGTTGATTGGGTTTGATCCTGTAAGAACTTCTATTTACATATTTAATATGTTTTTACTTGGTACTATACTTTCTCTTTTATTTCAAGAATCAAAGAGTCTAATTCCGGTTGCTATTTTTCATGCTTTATGGAACACGCTTGAATACAATTTATTTGGTTTCGCAAATCAAAATGGACTTTTTTTAGGATCAAATAGAATAATTTTCGATCCCGAAGAAAGTTTAATTGGGACATTTGTATTATTACTTATTTTAGGTTTTTTCTCAAAAAAAATCAAAAATTTAAAAAATATTATTTTTTTACAGCTACGCAAAAGGGAATTTAAATTCCAAAATGTTTTAACTTTTCTCCTAAGTAAAACTAATTTTGATGTAAAATAA
- a CDS encoding GNAT family N-acetyltransferase, protein MNFSINDKVFNQFPNLETKNLILESFTVLDANEIFIIRSDNRVTKYLDRDNHKSIDETMEMIQRIIKSYEDKTGINWIIREKSFSKVVGYIGYWNLIRENVRAEIGYALNPEYWGKGIMSESLSKILEFGFNELSLHSIFGNVNPQNKRSIKLLERFGFKKEAYFREDYLYNGKYLDSEIYCLLETDFCNK, encoded by the coding sequence ATGAACTTTAGTATTAATGATAAAGTATTTAATCAATTTCCAAACCTTGAAACAAAGAACTTGATTTTAGAAAGTTTTACGGTTCTTGATGCAAATGAAATTTTTATTATTCGATCTGATAATAGAGTTACAAAATATTTAGATAGAGACAATCATAAATCAATTGATGAAACAATGGAAATGATTCAAAGAATAATTAAGTCGTATGAAGACAAAACCGGAATTAATTGGATTATTCGAGAAAAATCCTTTTCTAAAGTTGTGGGATATATTGGATATTGGAACTTAATAAGAGAAAATGTTCGAGCTGAAATTGGTTATGCATTAAATCCAGAATATTGGGGAAAAGGAATAATGTCTGAATCTTTATCTAAAATACTCGAATTTGGATTTAACGAATTAAGTTTGCATAGTATATTTGGTAATGTTAATCCTCAAAATAAAAGATCTATAAAACTATTAGAAAGATTTGGATTTAAAAAAGAAGCTTATTTCAGAGAAGACTATTTATATAACGGAAAATACCTAGATAGTGAAATATATTGTTTGTTAGAAACAGATTTTTGCAATAAATAA
- a CDS encoding T9SS type A sorting domain-containing protein, with protein sequence MDIKKDTFQITQLEPFTKYFWRVRSIDKESSNSLWSQVWNFYTSNIVSINELPLPNKFELKQNHPNPFNPTTKIKYSIPKEEKRQMSNLKLVVFDILGREVKTLVNENKKPGNYEIVFDASNLSSGVYFYSLQSDEFIETKMMLLIK encoded by the coding sequence ATGGATATAAAAAAAGATACTTTTCAAATAACTCAACTTGAACCTTTTACTAAATATTTCTGGAGGGTTAGATCTATTGATAAAGAGTCCTCAAATTCATTATGGAGTCAGGTTTGGAATTTTTACACATCAAATATAGTTTCTATAAATGAATTACCTCTGCCGAATAAATTTGAATTAAAACAAAACCACCCTAATCCATTTAACCCGACTACAAAAATAAAATATTCTATTCCGAAAGAAGAAAAACGTCAAATGTCAAACTTAAAATTAGTAGTATTTGATATTCTTGGTAGGGAAGTTAAAACATTGGTAAACGAAAACAAAAAACCTGGAAATTATGAAATTGTATTTGATGCATCAAATTTATCAAGCGGAGTATATTTCTATAGCTTACAATCGGATGAATTTATTGAGACAAAGATGATGTTGCTAATCAAATAA
- a CDS encoding C_GCAxxG_C_C family protein, with protein sequence MKNHFEIAISKFDNGYNCAQSVLYSFCEDLNLDKDMALKISCGFGGGMGRTEEVCGTITGGIMVIGMKYGKGSFGEIENTEITYSKARELMHRFSEIHGTYICRKLINGCDLTTAEGQTSFKILDLKNKVCKNCMATVVNYLEEKL encoded by the coding sequence ATGAAAAATCATTTTGAAATAGCAATCTCCAAATTTGACAATGGATATAATTGTGCACAATCAGTATTGTATTCATTTTGTGAAGATCTGAATCTTGATAAAGATATGGCACTTAAAATATCTTGTGGTTTTGGCGGTGGAATGGGAAGAACTGAAGAAGTTTGTGGAACAATAACCGGCGGCATTATGGTAATTGGGATGAAATATGGTAAGGGTTCATTTGGTGAAATTGAAAATACTGAAATAACTTATTCCAAAGCGCGAGAATTGATGCATCGTTTTTCGGAAATACATGGCACCTATATTTGCAGAAAACTTATTAACGGATGTGATTTAACAACGGCTGAAGGACAAACTAGTTTTAAAATATTAGATCTGAAAAATAAAGTTTGTAAAAATTGTATGGCAACAGTTGTCAATTATCTTGAAGAAAAATTATAA
- a CDS encoding response regulator transcription factor, whose product MINVAVVEDIKEIRIPIKEFLSDQDEFLCNVSAESVEEFFENYDKEIPPDVILLDIGLPGISGLSAIQLIKERIPNVEIVMLTVHEEAEVIFRALKSGASGYLSKSTKLAEIKNAILEVSKGGAPMSPLIARKVVKFFDETKSSHTENNLSEREKQVADFIVDGLSMKMIAANLNVTVDTIKYHCKNIYKKLQINSKGELISKSFRGEI is encoded by the coding sequence ATGATAAACGTAGCAGTAGTTGAAGATATTAAAGAAATTCGAATTCCAATAAAGGAATTCTTGAGCGATCAAGATGAATTTTTATGTAATGTATCTGCAGAATCTGTTGAAGAGTTTTTTGAAAACTATGACAAAGAAATTCCACCGGATGTAATACTTTTGGATATTGGACTTCCAGGAATTTCCGGACTAAGCGCTATTCAATTAATTAAAGAAAGAATTCCAAATGTTGAAATTGTAATGCTTACCGTGCATGAAGAAGCTGAAGTAATTTTTAGAGCATTAAAATCCGGAGCTTCGGGATATTTATCAAAAAGTACAAAACTTGCAGAAATTAAAAATGCAATATTAGAAGTATCAAAAGGAGGCGCACCAATGTCTCCGCTAATTGCTAGAAAAGTTGTAAAATTTTTTGATGAAACAAAATCCTCACATACTGAGAATAATCTTAGTGAACGTGAAAAACAAGTTGCTGATTTTATAGTTGATGGATTAAGTATGAAAATGATTGCAGCAAATTTAAATGTAACAGTTGATACAATAAAATATCATTGCAAAAATATTTATAAAAAATTACAAATAAATTCAAAAGGTGAATTAATCTCAAAATCCTTCCGCGGGGAAATCTAA
- a CDS encoding DUF1801 domain-containing protein yields the protein MNIKVDKYLIDGCMQCKLGGTPECKIHNWQSELTLLRKIALECGLTEDFKWMHPCYTYENKNIVLMHVFNNYCALLFPKGVLLKDKRKILIQQTENSQTARQIRFTNYTEIVNLESTIKEYIYEAIECEKAGLKVTFKQTSDFKIPEELQQKFNEIIGFKDAFYSLTPGRQRGYLIYFSQPKKAKSKLSRIDKSTPNIFNGKGLNDNYK from the coding sequence ATGAATATCAAAGTTGATAAATATCTTATTGATGGTTGTATGCAATGCAAATTGGGCGGAACACCGGAATGTAAAATTCATAATTGGCAAAGTGAATTAACATTACTAAGAAAAATTGCACTTGAATGCGGACTAACGGAAGACTTTAAATGGATGCATCCGTGTTATACTTACGAAAATAAAAATATTGTTTTAATGCATGTATTTAACAATTATTGTGCTCTTTTATTTCCAAAAGGAGTTTTACTGAAAGACAAAAGGAAAATTTTAATTCAGCAAACAGAAAATAGCCAAACCGCCAGACAGATAAGATTTACAAATTATACAGAAATTGTAAATCTTGAATCAACAATAAAAGAATATATTTATGAAGCAATTGAATGCGAAAAAGCTGGTTTAAAAGTTACATTTAAACAAACTTCTGATTTTAAAATTCCGGAAGAATTACAACAAAAATTTAACGAAATTATCGGTTTTAAAGATGCATTCTATTCGTTAACTCCCGGTAGACAACGTGGTTATTTAATTTATTTTTCTCAACCAAAAAAAGCTAAATCTAAATTATCAAGAATTGATAAAAGTACTCCAAATATTTTTAATGGAAAAGGATTAAACGATAATTACAAATAA
- a CDS encoding NAD(P)H-binding protein, which produces MNVLVIGASGATGKLVVQNLLEKDINIKIVIRENATINKNLLDNNKVKIIKGNISEFTLERIKDLVNDCYAVVCCLGHNISFKGIFGPPYKLVSNSVENIIFALQSFNIKKKFILMSTTAYTNKKTGEKNTIGEKVVFSLLKLFLPPHRDNMIAGDFLVYKIGSQNIIDWIAVRPDSLIDENSKSNYEIFPQKISSPIFNPGKTSRINVADFMVELITNEKLWNEWNHKTPVIYNKN; this is translated from the coding sequence ATGAATGTATTAGTTATAGGAGCAAGCGGAGCAACCGGTAAATTGGTGGTACAAAATTTATTAGAAAAAGATATCAATATTAAAATTGTAATTAGAGAAAATGCAACAATCAATAAAAATTTACTTGATAATAATAAAGTTAAAATAATAAAAGGAAATATAAGTGAATTTACTTTAGAACGAATTAAAGATCTGGTCAATGATTGCTATGCTGTTGTCTGCTGCCTTGGCCATAATATAAGTTTTAAAGGAATATTTGGTCCTCCTTATAAACTTGTTTCAAATTCAGTTGAAAATATAATTTTTGCGCTCCAATCATTTAACATAAAAAAGAAATTTATACTAATGAGTACAACGGCATATACAAATAAAAAAACTGGAGAAAAAAACACAATAGGTGAAAAAGTAGTTTTTTCATTATTAAAACTTTTTTTACCACCACATCGTGATAATATGATTGCAGGTGATTTTTTAGTATATAAAATAGGATCGCAAAATATAATTGATTGGATTGCAGTTAGACCAGATTCATTAATTGATGAAAATAGTAAAAGTAATTATGAAATATTTCCACAAAAAATTAGTAGTCCGATTTTTAACCCAGGAAAAACAAGCAGAATAAATGTAGCTGATTTCATGGTTGAGTTAATTACGAACGAAAAATTATGGAATGAATGGAATCATAAAACTCCAGTTATTTATAATAAAAATTAA
- a CDS encoding serine hydrolase, whose product MKTLTIKLFFIIVVLFFSLTVYAQTKSIKKSPPLSKATPESVGMSAERLEKIDAMLEKAVIENNIPGAVAFVARNGKIVYWKAFGMADNQTGRLLKIDDIFRIASQTKAITSTAVMMLWEDGKFRLDDPISKYIPEFKNPQVLENFNYSDTSYTTVAANSEITIRHLLTHTSGIGYGQIDSDERFKLIYQKAGIVDAFTTENITIEENIKKLAQLPLHHNPGEKYTYSEGLDVLGYFIEVVSGMPFDVFLKERLFNPLEMNDTGFYLTDDKAKRLVSVQQQSDEGEWKSTSNKFFDPDYPVKGAKRFFSGGAGLCSSAKDYATFLQMYLNGGELNGIRILSRTTIQSIMGNQTGDLWGQNSGKYYGLAFGIVDQKGQSIGGQGSIGTFDWGGYFNTQYFADPKEKIIGILMKQTIGSVSDDTGWKFRLLVEQAVDD is encoded by the coding sequence ATGAAAACGTTGACTATAAAATTATTTTTTATAATTGTAGTTTTATTTTTTAGTCTAACTGTGTATGCTCAGACAAAATCAATTAAAAAATCACCACCTTTAAGTAAAGCAACACCAGAAAGTGTTGGTATGTCCGCGGAACGTTTAGAAAAAATTGATGCCATGCTTGAAAAAGCAGTAATTGAAAATAATATACCAGGTGCTGTTGCTTTTGTTGCACGAAATGGAAAAATCGTATATTGGAAAGCATTTGGAATGGCGGATAATCAAACTGGTCGATTATTAAAAATAGATGATATCTTCCGAATCGCTTCTCAAACAAAAGCAATAACATCTACCGCTGTAATGATGCTATGGGAAGATGGAAAATTTAGACTTGACGATCCAATTTCTAAATACATTCCTGAATTTAAGAATCCTCAAGTTCTGGAAAATTTTAACTATAGTGATACAAGTTATACAACTGTTGCAGCAAATAGTGAAATAACTATCAGACACTTACTTACTCATACCTCAGGAATTGGCTATGGACAAATTGACTCAGATGAACGCTTTAAATTAATTTATCAAAAAGCTGGAATAGTGGATGCTTTTACAACAGAAAATATTACTATTGAAGAGAATATTAAAAAGCTTGCACAACTACCATTGCATCATAACCCAGGCGAAAAATATACTTACAGTGAAGGACTTGATGTTCTAGGTTATTTTATTGAAGTTGTATCAGGAATGCCGTTTGATGTTTTCTTAAAAGAACGATTATTCAATCCACTCGAAATGAATGATACTGGGTTTTACTTAACAGATGACAAAGCTAAACGACTTGTTTCAGTTCAACAACAATCGGATGAAGGTGAATGGAAATCTACTTCAAACAAATTTTTCGATCCAGATTATCCTGTGAAAGGAGCAAAACGATTTTTTTCGGGTGGTGCAGGTTTATGTAGCTCAGCAAAAGATTATGCGACATTTTTACAAATGTATCTTAATGGGGGTGAGTTAAACGGTATACGTATTCTTAGCAGGACAACAATTCAGTCCATTATGGGAAATCAAACAGGTGATTTATGGGGTCAAAACTCCGGAAAATATTATGGTTTGGCATTTGGAATTGTAGATCAAAAAGGGCAATCAATTGGTGGTCAAGGTAGCATTGGAACATTCGATTGGGGAGGTTATTTTAATACTCAATATTTTGCAGATCCGAAAGAAAAAATAATTGGAATTTTAATGAAGCAAACAATTGGTTCAGTATCTGATGACACAGGTTGGAAGTTTCGCCTGCTTGTTGAACAAGCTGTGGATGACTGA